In the genome of uncultured Celeribacter sp., the window CGCAGCGTCGAGCCGGTGAGCGTCAGGCGCTTCATCATCACCTGCGCGAAGTTCACTTCGGCCTTGGAGCCTTGCAGAAAAGCAATGTTGACCAAGCGGCCTTCCATCGCCAACGCTTTGATATTGCGGGGGATATAGCTGTCGCCGACCATATCTAAGATAAGATTCATGCCGCCTTCGGATTTCACGACGTCGACGAAATCCTCTTCACGGTAGTTGATCGCGCGCTCAGCACCCAGCCCCGCGCAGGCTTTGCATTTCTCATCGGAGCCGGCAGTGGCAAACACCCGTGCGCCAAAGGCCCGCGCCAATTGGATCGCGGTCGTGCCGATGCCGGACGAACCACCGTGGACCAGAAACCGCTCTCCGGCCTGCAAGCCGCCCCGCATGAAGACATTCGACCAGACGGTAAAGAACGTCTCCGGCAGGCAGGCGGCCTCTTTCAAAGACATGCCGTTGGGCACCGGCAAAGCATGCGCCGCAGGGGTCGCGACATATTCGGCGTAGCCGCCGCCGGGCAAAAGCGCGCAAACGTGATCACCAATGCGCCAGTCGCTAACTGCTGCCCCCACGGCGACAACCTCCCCCGCGCCTTCGAGACCCGGAAGGTCCGATGCACCGGGCGGCGGGTTATAAAGCCCGGCACGTTGCAGCGCGTCAGGCCGGTTCACGCCAGCATAGGCCAATTTGATCACGATCTCGTCGGCTTTGGGTGTCGGCACAGGGCGCGTGCAGGGTTTGAGAACCTCCGGCCCGCCCACTTCGGAAATTTCGACCGCACGCATCATATCGGGCAAGCTCATTGAGACGCCCCTCCGGCATTTTGCGTTCCGTTTTGCGTACCGGGCACATCGTCGCGGCCCACACCCGCAGGCGCCTTGACCATCGACAAGACCGCATTGGGCAGCGCGAACATCGCAGCCAGCGCCTTATTGCCCCGCACTGTGGCTTTGGCTTTCTCGATCTGCATCACATCGTCGATGCGACGGTCAAGAAAGGCCTTGGTGTCGACGAATCCTTCGCTGTCATCGCCCAGCCAAAACAGCACGGTCGATGCGAACACACCCGATAGTGTCGCGCGTTTCGTGTACCAATTCACATCATTCGAACTGTCGCCCAAGGCAGTCCAGATCGCATCCGCCGTTTCCCACACCAGCTTTGTCCCTTCAGCCGCGTAGATCGGCAGGGAGAAAAGCGACATGCCGCGTCGCACCACTTCGCGATCCACCGATTGCAGCCGGATCCACACCGCGTGCGCAATCCGGTCGCGAAACCGCATTTCTGAGAGGTCCGCCGCTTCGAGCGCCGCCACCATCTCCCGGTCGCCACGTTTGTGATAGGCGGCTGCCAAATCGACCGATCCACGCGGGGCCGCGACCTTGGCCAAGCCTTCGGAGACCCCCGAATCAGCCACGGCGGATGTGAAGGTTTCCGGTCCCCAACCGTCAAAAACCACGTGAATCAGCGCTGCATCGAGCAGTTTTTCACGGGTCGGATCGGGATAAGCGGTGGTTGGCATGTCTTTGTCCTCCTTCAGAGTCTCGGGCATAGTAGACAAGCTAGGATGACTTTGCTATACGGCCAGCTCCTGCAATTTTTGCAAATCTAACTTAGGAAGGTGGTGACACCACATGCAGGTTAGCGTTCGTGACAACAACGTCGATCAGGCCCTCCGGGCTCTGAAGAAAAAACTTCAACGCGAAGGCGTTTTCCGCGAAATGAAGCTCAAGCAACATTTCGAGAAGCCGTCCGTGAAGAAAGCGCGCGAGAAGGCCGAGGCCGTCCGCCGTGCCCGCAAGCTGGCTCGTAAAAAAGCTCAGCGCGAAGGCATGCTCTAATTAGGGCGAGTTCGACGTTTCGAACGGTCCTTTTGGGACATTGAACAGATAGACCTCCCGACAGACCTCTGTCGGGAGGTTTTCTTTTGCCGAAAGGATACACGACACGAAAACGGGCGCGAGACACCGCGCCCGCTCCGTCAAAACCTACGCCTCAGATCAGCTTGTGAAATCGGTGATCACCGTCACCCCGTTCACATTGAAATTCGACATATCGTTATAGACATCAATGATCCCCGACAGGTTGGTCGTCGCGGTCACAAGATCACCTGGCTGCAGTTTTTTCGTCGCCACCTGGCTCAAGAGGTAGGGGAATTCGCTGCGCGGCATACCGAAAGAGCCGAGGAAGGAGACTTCATCCGCGATGATGCTGTTCACCGTGATCGGAATTTCGCCCTCTTTGCCCATCGGAGTCATACCGATCTGCACCGCGCGGCCCTTGCGCTGGACGCTTTTGAGCGAGCTTTGAAGCGTCGCATTGATCCCCAGCGCGTCGATGCTGACATGTGCGCCGCCGTGGGTGATCTCCTTGATCGCCTCGACCGGATCGGTGTCCTTGCTGTTGACCGCATGCACCGCGCCCATGCGCGTGGCGAAGTCGAGCTTGTCCTGCGCGATGTCCACGGCGATGACATTGGCGCCCGCCGCCGTCGCGATCTGAATCGCCGACAGGCCGACACCGCCCGCGCCATAGACCGCGACCCATTCGCCGGGCTTGACCTGACCGACGCTGAGCACGCCGTGATAGGCGGTCATGAAACGACAGCCCATACCAGCGGCCTGTTCAAACCCGACCTCTTCCGGCAGCGGAATAAGGTTGAAATCGGCGACCGGCACATGGGCATATTCCGCGAAGCCGCCATTGTAGGTGAACCCCGGCATGGTCTGATTGTCGCAAACGTTGGAATGACCTTCGAGACAATGATGACAGGTGCCATCGCCACAGGTAAAGGGCACGACCACCCGGTCACCCACCTTGACCTTGCGCACGTTCTTGCCCACGGCCTTCACGATACCGCTCATCTCATGCCCGCCGATCATCGGCAAAGGCGCGAGAAACCCGGTCCACTCGCCTTTCCAGCCATGCCAGTCGCTGCGGCAGATGCCACAGGCTTTCACCTCCACGATGGCTCCATCATCGGTCAGCTCAGGCTCAGGAACGTCCTTGATTTCAAGGGGTTCATTGAAGGCGGTCAGAACTGCTGCTTTCATTTTGCATATCCTTTCTTGCGTCGCATCCGCCCCCCCTTCTCTCAGGATTGGCCAGAAATTCGACAGCACAGGTTACACAAAATCTGCGGCGAAAATTTGCACCATTCCCATGGAGGGAAGACGGTTTATGCGATACAGATGGTGATCCTTTTTCTGCGCAGGACCACGTCGCGGCACATGCAAACAGGCACAACCTGTCTCAGTTCTGAGACAGGTTGTGCGATAGCATTCTAAGAGATTGAGACGTCGTCAGGCGCCGCCTTTTGTCAGATCAGTTCTTGCGGCGCGGCGTGGCATCGCCCCCGCGTGCGGGCGGCTTGCCGCCTTTGCGATGCGGTTTCTTGCCTGCCGGTTTGGAGCGATCGAATTTCGGCTTCTCGAACTTGGCCTTGGGCTTACCGGTCCCAGCCGGAGCTGCGCCACTTCCAGAGCCCCCGCCCACACGTGGTTTGCGCGCAGGCTTCGCGGGCGCATGAACCGCATCGTCGCGTTCCTTGCGTGGCTTTTTCTCATAGGGCTTCTTGGCGGCGGGCTTTTTGTCGAACGACCGCTGCGGACGCTCCTGCCCCTCGAGATACTCCTGCGAAGAGACATTCCCGCGCGGTTTGTCAAAGCGCTTCTTCGGCCCACCTTTACCGGGACGCCCCGCAGGGCTTTGACGCGGTGCAAAGGCCGGTGCGCCGGGCAGAGCCGTCACGGTGATCTCGTCTTCGAGCGACGCATCGGGACCGAGGTGATCCATGAAGCCCGTCAGAGCCGACTCTTTCAGCTCCACAAAGGTCTCATCGTCCTCCATGCGGATTTTGCCGATCTGGGCTTTCTCCAGATTGCCCGCCCGACACAAAAGCGGCAAAAGCCAGCGCGGCTCAGCGCGCTGGTTACGCCCGACAGATAGCGACACCCAGGCCGACGGGCCGAACTCGGCGCGCGGGTCTTGCGGGCGTTTCGCGGTGTGGACGTTCAACTCCTCAGGTGCGGACAGGCCCGCACGATAGAGACGCAGACAAGCGACCGCGATCTGTTCCGGGGAGAAACGGTCGTGGAGTTTTTCGGCGAATTGCAGCTCACCTTCCGTCAGCTCCGCCGCCCAAGCCGGATCGTCCATCAAACGGCTTTCATCTAGGGCGAGGATTTCTTCGGCAGTGGGCGCATATTTCCATTCCGCGTCGATCTTTGCCCATTTCAACAGGCGCGCCGCCTTTTTCGAAACGTTATCGGGCGCGATCAGCGCGGAGATGCCTTTGCGACCGGCACGACCCGTCCGACCGGAGCGGTGCAACAGGCCTTCGGTGTTGGTCGGCAGATCGGCGTGGATCACCAGTTCCAGATTGGGCAGGTCGATCCCGCGCGCGGCCACGTCGGTGGCGACACAAACACGCGCACGCCCATCGCGGAGCGCCTGCAACGCGTGGCTACGCTCGTCCTGCGACAGCTCACCCGAGAGGCTCACGACGGCAAAGCCACGGTTGGCGAAGCGCGCGGCCAGACGCGCCACGGCAGCACGCGTGTTGGCAAACACGATGGAAGTCTGGCTGTCGTGATAGCGCAGCAGGTTGATGATCGCGTGCTCGGAATCGCGCGGCGCACATTGGATCACCTGATAGGAGATGTCGCTGTGCTGTTCGCGCTCGCTGATTGTGGTCACACGCACGGCATCGCGTTGATAGGTCTTGGCAATTTCGGCGATGGATTTCGACACGGTGGCCGAGAACAACAGCGTGCGACGGTCCTCGGGCGCTTCGCCCAGCATGAATTCGAGATCCTCGCGGAAGCCCAAGTCCAACATCTCGTCGGCTTCATCCAGCACGATGGCGCGAATATCCGAGAGGTCCAGCGCACCGCGCGTGATGTGATCGCGCAAACGGCCCGGCGTGCCGACCACGATATGCGCGCCGCGCTCAAGGCTACGGCGTTCGGTGCGGGCATCCATACCGCCGATACAGGTCGAGATGCGCACGCCGGTTTTGCCGTAAAGCCACTCCAGCTCGCGGGCCACCTGCATCGCCAATTCGCGTGTCGGTGCGATGGCCAGAGCCAGCGGGCTTCCGGCATGATCGAACCGCTCCGCATCACCCAAAAGCGTCGGCGCAATGGCGAGACCAAAGCCCACGGTTTTGCCCGACCCCGTCTGGGCCGACACCAAAAGATCCGCCTCCGCAAGCTCGGGGGCGGTGACGGCGGTTTGCACGTCGGTAAGTGTGTCAAAACCGCGCTCGGCGAGCGCGTCGGAAAGGGGCGTCAGCATCAGGGGAAAATCCGTATGGGCGCCAAACACAGGCGCAAGATAGCGCCGTTTAGCGGGTTTGGGCGTGGGAGTCTACAGAAAGCCGCATTGGGAACAGCTCAGCAAAGCGTAGGAATGAGTATTTTCACCACGGAAAAGATCACAAGCGACCCCCGCCGAACATTAAGATTAATCAGGTTAAGGTTAATGCAAGGGAGTGCGCGCGCATTAAGAGGCGGTCAGGCCTCAGCGGCTTCGATCTCGGCCCATTCCTCATCCGTAAACACCCGAGAGCGCGACAGAAAGCAAGTGCCCCGCCCGGTATCCAGGGAAAATCCCGCGCCATGGCCGGGGCCTGCGTCCAGGATCATCTGGCTGTGGCGCCAAATCTCGAACAGGCTTTCGGAAATCCAAACCGGCGCGCCTGCGACTTCGCCCAGTTTGATGTCACGCGCGCCGATCATATAGTCGCCGTTTTTGTAACACATCGGCGAGGAGCCATCACAACAGCCCCCCGACTGCACGAACATCACAGGGCCGTGGTCCGCGACAATCTCGTCGAGAAGGCTGCGGGCGGCGTCTGTGATCGTCACACGGTTGAGGGGCATTGTGTCCGACTTTCAAAAGCGGGGCATATGCGCACCCAAGGGGGGAGGAGGTATGCGCATATGCCCCGGGATAAGCCCGGTCAGGATAATCCCTGAACTGGGCTTAGCGGAGGCTGGATTTAGAAGAAGCCCAGCTTGTTCGGGTTGTAGCTCACCAGCATGTTCTTGGTCTGCTGGTAGTGGTCGAGCATCATCTTGTGGTTCTCACGACCCACACCCGACTGTTTGTAGCCACCGAAGGCCGCATGCGCCGGGTAAGCGTGGTAGTTGTTCACCCAAACACGACCGGCCTGAATATGACGCCCGAAGCGGTAGCAGGTGTTCATATCGCGCGACCACACACCGGCGCCGAGGCCGTACATGGTGTCATTGGCGATATGGAGCGCTTCTTCTTCGTCCTTAAAGGTGGTCACGGAGACAACCGGGCCAAAGATTTCCTCTTGGAACACACGCATTTTGTTGTGGCCTTTGAGGATCGTCGGCTGGACATAGTAGCCGCCCGAAAGCTCGCCGTTGAAGCGGGCCGCATCACCGCCCACGAGAACTTCGGCGCCTTCTTCGCGACCGATGGTCAGGTAGGACAGGATTTTCTCCTGCTGCTCAGAGCTCGCCTGCGCGCCGACCATGGTTTCGATGTCACGCGGGTCACCCTGTTTGATGGCTTTCACGCGGGCGATACAGCGTTCGATGAACTCTTCGTAGATGTCTTCCTGAATGAGCGCACGGCTCGGGCAGGTGCAGACCTCGCCTTGGTTGAAGGCGAAGAGCACGAAACCTTCGACAGCCTTGTCGAGGAAGGCATCGTCTTCGCGCATCACGTCGGAGAAGAAGATGTTCGGGGATTTGCCGCCAAGCTCAAGCGTCACCGGAATGAGGTTTTCGGTGGCGTATTGCATGATCATGCGACCGGTTGCGGTCGAGCCGGTGAAGGCGATTTTCGCGATGCGCGGTGAACGGGCCAGCGGCGCCCCCACTTCGGCGCCATAGCCGTTGACGATGTTGAGCACACCATCGGGCAGCAGGTCGGCGATGAGTTCCATCATCACCATGATTGCAGCCGGGGTCTGTTCCGCCGGTTTCATCACGATGCAGTTGCCCGCGGCCAGAGCCGGCGCCAGTTTCCACGCCGCCATCAGGATGGAGAAGTTCCAAGGAATGATCTGCCCCACAACGCCCAGCGGCTCGTGGTAGTGATAGGCCACGGTGTCCGCGTCGATCTCGGACATCGAGCCTTCCTGACCGCGCAGCACGCCGGAGAAGTAGCGGAAATGGTCAACCGCCAAGGGAATGTCGGCGGCCATGGTTTCCCGAATCGGTTTACCGTTGTCCCAGGTCTCAGCGGTGGCGATGATTTCGAGATTCTCTTCGATACGGTCCGCGATTTTCAACAAAAGGTTGGAGCGTTCCGTCGCGCTGGTCAGGCCCCAAGCGGTTTTCGCAGCATGGGCGGCGTCCAGCGCCAATTCGATGTCAGCCGCATCAGAGCGCGCCACTTCACACACCGCTTCGCCGGTGATCGGCGTGGTGTTGTCGAAATAGCGACCATTGACGGGCGGGGTAAACTTGCCGCCGATGAAGTTGTCATAGCGGGATTTGAAAGGCGACGCGTATTTCGCGTTGGCTTCGGATTGTACGTTCATAGGGTCCTCCTCAAATGTTGGCATAACGTCCTCCACGTCAGCCTATGATCCGAAGGTGACCGCTCACTTAACTCGGGTCACCCCCGACTTTAGTAGACGCAGCGCAGCAATGTCTCACCTCTGAGACAGGTGCGTGTCAATTTTCGCCGTTTTCGCCGATCCCGAGCCGTTTCATCCGGCGATAGAGGGTTGCGCGCCCGATCCCAAGTTCGCGCGCCGCCGCAGACATATTGCCGCCCGCGCGCGCAATGGCCCGTTTAAGTGCTGCGCGTTCGGCGCGCTCGAGGGCGGAGACGGAACTGTCGCGGCCCAAAATATCAGAGGCCGGGCGCGGGTCGATCACGGTACCAAGCCCCAAACCATAGGCCCGACGCGCCGCCCGCGTCGCCCCGATCACGAGATCGTCCTGATCCACGGCCAAAAGCACAGCGCCCTCGGGGCGATCCTCTGGCCCCGCGATGATGCGGGCTTTGGGAAAGGCGGCACGGAAGGCCTCCGATTCGATCTGTTTCGCGGTTTGCGCCACGACGCCTGAAATCAGCCGGGCATAGGCCTCGGTCTGATCGGCGCGGCAGGACGACACATCCAGCGCCGCGATCAATTCGCCATCGGGTCCGAAAATCGGAGAATCCATACAGGACATCGCGGTGTTGCGGCTCATGAAATGCTCATCACGATGGATGATGAGATTGCGCCCTTCGGCGATACAGGTGCCGATGCCGTTGGTGCCCTCAGATTGTTCCGACCAATCGAACCCGGCCCAAAGGCCCCAGGCCTGAAACGTGTCGCTGTCGGCATCTTTCGAGCGCTGGTCCAAAATGACCCCGTCGCGATCCGTCATCAACACGGAACAGCCCGTGTTACCGACCATCTGGAACAGGTGATCGAGCTTTGGCGTGGCCAAATCCATGAAGCCTTCGAGCCGCGCGCGACGTTCCTGAATTTCGAGATCGGAGAATCGCTTTGGTTGCGGCGTGCGGGTCGGATCAAGCCCGTGTTTCTTCATCGAGCGTCGCCAACTGGCGGTCAGACGCGTCCCGACCGTGTCTGATTCGACGGCAGAAATGATGTGATCAGCGTGACTTGTGCGCATTTTTCACCGCCTCCTCCCAAACGCGGCTTGTGTTAGCCTTACCATAGGCAAACCCGCTTCGACAAATCCCGGATGCGTGAGCCATTCTGACAGGGGTCAAACCGGCAGAGCCGTGGTCTTGAACACCGTGCGCATGGCGAAAGACGACTGCATCGTCTGAACCCCCGGCAGGCGCACGAGCTGGCGATGCACTTCGGCGAAATGATCTGTGTCGGCGGCCACGACCTTGAGGATGTAGTCCGCCTTGCCCGCCATGAGATGACATTCCAATACGTCGGGCATGTTGCGCACGGCTTTCTCGAAAGCGGCCAAAATATCGTCTGCTTGGCTGGTCAGGGTCACCTCGACAAAGACGGTTGCCCGGCGATCGAGATGGCGCGGGTCCAGAAGCGCGACGTAATCGCGGATGATCCCTTCGGCCTCCAACCGTTGCACCCGGCGATGACAGGCGGAGCTCGACACATTGGCCTCCTGCGCCAGATCAGCGTTCGAAATCCGGCCTCTCACCTGCAAAATGCGCAAAATGCGGCGATCTGTGTCGTCGAGCTTGGTCATGTTGCGCACTTCTCCCAGCGATACGGTCATTTCGGCCATAATCTTTCACGTTTATTTTTTTCCGACAAGCGGCGCGGAAACTGAACTCGCCTGCGTACTATAGATGTGTCCCCGTTGCTGGTGTCCGCAAGGCGCCAGCAAGAAGGCCCGTTGGATCTCTCCAACGGGCCTTTCGTTTCCGTCATCAATGCAACTTACTTTTTGAGCGAGTCGCGGATCTCGATCAGGATATCAAGCTCGGACGGGCCGGCCGGCACCTCTGGCACAACCTCTTCCGGCTTCTCGGCCAAAGCTTTCACCTTGTTGACGTAGCGCACCAGCATGAAGACCACGAAGGCGATGATCAGAAAGTTGATCACGGCCATGATGAAGGAGCCATAGGCAAAAATCGACGCCCCCGCCTCGCGTGCAGCTTCCAAAGAGGTGCCCGGCGCCACATCGCCGGAGATCACGACAAAACGGTTGGTGAAATCGAGACCGCCGGTGAAAATGCCGATGATCGGGTTGATCAGATCGGCAACCATGGATTTGACAATCGCCGTAAACGCCGCACCGACGATGATGCCGACGGCCATGTCCATGACGTTGCCCTTGGCGATAAACGCCTTGAATTCTTTCAACATTTTACAGTGCCCCACACTATTCAGAGAAGATGCCGCACATGCGAGATACGGTCATGCACATTGCATAGCACACTGACGCACATGTGCAGCGGTTTTTTTGCGCTGCAAAAGCAATAGTTTGGGGCCAGATATACGCCACATCCGCCCCCCAAGGAGTTCAAAATGCCTCAGACCGTCACTCACCCGATCACCGCCCGCTGGCCCGCCCAAACCCCGGAAAAGCTGCAACTCTATTCTTATCCCACGCCCAATGGCGTAAAGGTCTCCGCCGCGCTTGAGGAAATGGGGCTGGACTACGAGGCGCACCTCGTGACGCTTGCGGACGCCGACGTCAAAAGCCCCGAATTTCTCGCCCTCAACCCGAACAACAAAATCCCCGCGATCATCGACCCGGACGGTCCCGATGGGACACAGATCGAACTGTTCGAAAGCGGCGCGATCCTGATTTATCTCGCTGAGAAAACCGGAAAATTCCTCTCGAAAGACCCGAAGACCCGCTATGAGACGATCCAGTGGCTGATGTTCCAGATGGGCGGCCTCGGGCCGATGTTCGGCCAACTCGGGTTCTTTTACAAATTCGCAGGCGCCAAGATAGAAGACCCCACCGCGCGCGATCGCTACATCAACGAGAGCAAACGGCTTTTGAATGTGCTCGAAGAGCGCCTTGAGGGCCGCGACTGGATCATGGGCGACTATTCCATCGCCGATATGGCCATCGCGCCCTGGCTCAACGCGTTGGAATTCTATGGCGCGAAGGATGTCGTGGGCTATCACGATCTTAAAAACGTACCGGCCTATGTCGAGCGGTTCTATGCGCGCCCCGCGGTGGCCAAGGCCATCAACATTCCGCCGCGTCCCGAGTAAGGCGATAGACCCATGCCCGTACAAAAATTTGGGTACGCGCAGAGTTATGTGAGTGCGCACCGATGACACGATTACCAACGGCCCCTTCGGCAAATGCATCCGCGACACAGCGCGTCACGGTGGCATTTGTCCTGATCGTCACAGTTTATTTTCTCGCGCAGATGGCTTTGCGGATGATCCTCGGTGGGGCGCTGGAAACCGATGAGGCGGAAATGCTGCTGATGACCCCCGGCTTGCGCTGGGGGTACGGGCCGCAATTGCCGCTTTACAATTGGTTGCAGACGGCCCTTTTTGCGGTCTTCGGAGAGACGCTTTTCGCCCTCTCTTTGCTTAAGAACCTGCTGCTTTGGCTCACATATATGTTCGTGTTCTTGGGCCTGCGGGCCTTTGTGCCAGCCCGGATCGCGGCTCTGAGCGCCCTGTCGCTGTTTCTCATTCCCGACATCGCCTGGGAAGCGCAACGTGCAACGACGCATTCCAATATGCTGCTTGCGACCATTGCCGCCAGCATCGCGGCCTGGCTTTGGGCATTGAAGACCGGACATTGGCGGGCTTGGGCGCTGCTGGGCCTCGCCATGGGATTGGGTGGCATCGCGAAATACAATTTCTGGGCCATCCCTGCGGGGCTGTTTCTGGCCTCTCTCACCTTGCCCCAATCGCGACGCAGGGTGTTGACGCCTCAGGCCCTTATCGCGCCGCTCATTACAGTCTTGATCGTGGCGGGGCCTTATCTTTGGATGATGAACAACCCCGATCTGTCTCTGTCTTCCGTTGGTAAAATTGCGATAGATCAGGAGGCGGATCACCTCATTCCGAAAGGTGTTTCCCTCTATCTTGAGGGGCTTGCCATCCTCTCGATCCTGCCCGCGCTTGTCGCGGTGGCGCTTAGGCTTGCCAGCCGCACATCTTCCACCCGGGTCGAAACGAATTGGGTCGTTTCTCTGTTTTTGCGCAGCTTTCTCTTTTTGGCCGTCACGGGAGGCATTGTCGTGTGGCTGGCGGATGTCGGCCATATCACCCCGCGTTGGCTTTTGCCCGTGGTTCTGCCTCTGGTGATCGGTGCGTTTCTTTGGCTGACGCCCCGCCTTTCGCACGGCGCCACCATCGGCTATCTCGTCACACTGGGCCTTTTCGCAGCACTGGTTTTCACCGGGTTGTCGATGGATCGCTACAAGGCCGGCGCACGGCGCGATCTCGATTTCATGCCGCTCGTCACGCAGATAGAGGGAATGGACCTGCCGCAAGGCACATTGATCGTCGCGGATTTTTACATCGGTGGCAATCTGGCGCGGATCAGACCGGATTGGACCATTCACCCCGATCTGCCCGCAAGCGCCCGTGAGGAGGCCGCGACAGACATTCTCCTCCTCGGTCGCCTTGTGACCTCCGATCCCGAACTAAAACAGCTGGCCGCCACTGTCGGTTGGCCGCTGGCGCAACAGGCCGAATATGATAAGGGGGAGAAGATTGAGCTTCCTTTCCATCATAGCGACCGCATGCTTTTGCTGCATATGCTGCGCGGGACGGCGAACTAAGAGACGATTGCGACCATGCGAACCGCCCAAGACCAAGTATCTTCCAACGCCTTCCTCTTCATTCTCCTCACCTATTTCGCCGTGCAAACCGTGTTGCGCACAGTGCTCGGAGGCACGTTCGAAAATGATGAGGCGGAGATGTTCGTTCTGGCTCAGGACTATCGCCTCGGCTATGGCCCCCAGACCCCGCTTTACAACTGGTTGCAGGCCCTGAGCTTCGATCTTTTCGGCCCGACCACATTCGCCATCGCCCTTCCGAAAAACATCCTGCTCTTCGCCACATATGCTCTGACATTCGACGGGTTTCGCCGTCTTTTGCCTGTCAGGGTCGCTATTCTGGTCACGCTGTCGCTGCTGCTGCTTCCGAATATCTCCTGGGAAGGGCAACGCGCCGGGTCTCACAGCATCGCCATGCTGGCCCTGATCGCGGCGACGATGAATGTGTTTGCACGGCGCCTGGAGGCCGCAGAAAAAGGCGAGCACAGGCTGTCTCATGCCGTCCTTCTCGGGATCGCGCTCGGACTTGGCGGGATCACGAAATACAATTTCTGGCTCTTCCCCCTGCCTTTGCTTCTGACGGCGGGGGGCTTCCCCGACCTCCGGCGCGCGTTCTGGCGCAGGGACCTGATGGTGACGGCCGCCATCGCCGCCGCCATTCTCGCCTTGCCCATGGGCTGGATTGTCACCCATGCGGAGATGGCCGCCTCGACCAGTGGCACATTGTATAAGCCCTCTGCCTTCGATGGCTTGCCGCCTCCGTTGATCGGCGTGGCCACCATGCTGTCCGAGGTTCTCGCCGGTCTGATCCTGCTTTTGCTCACCCTCATCGTGCTGCGCCTGCCCTTCGGGCGGCGCATGTTCGCCTTGGGCCCGGCCCCTCTGCTCTCGCGCTGGATGCTATGGTCCGGCCTCACCGGCCTCGTCGTCATTACGTTTCCCGTGATTGGCTGCGGCGTCACCGATGTTCAGGCCCGCTGGCTGATCCCCCTGCTGATCACGCTGGCCTTTGGTCTGATGACTTGGGTTGCCCCGACACTCAGCCCCCGCCTCTTGCGCAATGCCTTCCGCTACTCTGCCTGCCTCGCTCTTTTGATCATCGTCGCGATGGCAGACACACGTCTAAGGGGCGCCGGCAGCGATTCCCTCGACATCGAAACGCTGGCCGAGATCATCGAACAGGACCTGCCCGAAGGCGCCAAACCGCCCGCCGTGGTCAGTTTCAACTTTTACTATCCCGGCAATCTGAAATATCTGCGCCCGTCTTGGACCGCTTTGCCCGCTCAACCGGGGGGCACCATTCCCGAGGATCTGGACCGCATTGTCGTCGTCGGCATCGACAATCCGGCAGAGATCACACGCAAACTCGCGACCCACGATCTGATGCCGGAGGCGCCTGAACTGGGCCCCCTGAGCATGGCCACCCTGCCCTTCCGTTTCGAAGACCCGGAGGTTACACGAGACGTGCCCTATATCATCATCCCATTGAAAAACGGCGCCCAATAAGGCGCCGTTTTTTTGATCTCAAAAGCTTTGAAGCTTAGCCGCGCAAGGTCCCGCCGGTGGCTTTTTCGACCTTGGCGATGATCTTTTGCGACAGCGCGTCTAGGTCTTTTTCCTTCAGCGTCCCGTCTGTGGGCTGAATACGCACAGTGATCGCCAGAGACTTCTTGTCCTCGCCCAAAGAGCCACCGATGAACTCGTCAAAGATGCGCACATCTTCAATCAGCGCCTTGTCGGCGCC includes:
- a CDS encoding glutathione S-transferase N-terminal domain-containing protein; the protein is MPQTVTHPITARWPAQTPEKLQLYSYPTPNGVKVSAALEEMGLDYEAHLVTLADADVKSPEFLALNPNNKIPAIIDPDGPDGTQIELFESGAILIYLAEKTGKFLSKDPKTRYETIQWLMFQMGGLGPMFGQLGFFYKFAGAKIEDPTARDRYINESKRLLNVLEERLEGRDWIMGDYSIADMAIAPWLNALEFYGAKDVVGYHDLKNVPAYVERFYARPAVAKAINIPPRPE
- the adh gene encoding aldehyde dehydrogenase; its protein translation is MNVQSEANAKYASPFKSRYDNFIGGKFTPPVNGRYFDNTTPITGEAVCEVARSDAADIELALDAAHAAKTAWGLTSATERSNLLLKIADRIEENLEIIATAETWDNGKPIRETMAADIPLAVDHFRYFSGVLRGQEGSMSEIDADTVAYHYHEPLGVVGQIIPWNFSILMAAWKLAPALAAGNCIVMKPAEQTPAAIMVMMELIADLLPDGVLNIVNGYGAEVGAPLARSPRIAKIAFTGSTATGRMIMQYATENLIPVTLELGGKSPNIFFSDVMREDDAFLDKAVEGFVLFAFNQGEVCTCPSRALIQEDIYEEFIERCIARVKAIKQGDPRDIETMVGAQASSEQQEKILSYLTIGREEGAEVLVGGDAARFNGELSGGYYVQPTILKGHNKMRVFQEEIFGPVVSVTTFKDEEEALHIANDTMYGLGAGVWSRDMNTCYRFGRHIQAGRVWVNNYHAYPAHAAFGGYKQSGVGRENHKMMLDHYQQTKNMLVSYNPNKLGFF
- a CDS encoding Lrp/AsnC family transcriptional regulator, which codes for MTKLDDTDRRILRILQVRGRISNADLAQEANVSSSACHRRVQRLEAEGIIRDYVALLDPRHLDRRATVFVEVTLTSQADDILAAFEKAVRNMPDVLECHLMAGKADYILKVVAADTDHFAEVHRQLVRLPGVQTMQSSFAMRTVFKTTALPV
- the mscL gene encoding large conductance mechanosensitive channel protein MscL, yielding MLKEFKAFIAKGNVMDMAVGIIVGAAFTAIVKSMVADLINPIIGIFTGGLDFTNRFVVISGDVAPGTSLEAAREAGASIFAYGSFIMAVINFLIIAFVVFMLVRYVNKVKALAEKPEEVVPEVPAGPSELDILIEIRDSLKK
- a CDS encoding glycosyltransferase family 39 protein, which codes for MTRLPTAPSANASATQRVTVAFVLIVTVYFLAQMALRMILGGALETDEAEMLLMTPGLRWGYGPQLPLYNWLQTALFAVFGETLFALSLLKNLLLWLTYMFVFLGLRAFVPARIAALSALSLFLIPDIAWEAQRATTHSNMLLATIAASIAAWLWALKTGHWRAWALLGLAMGLGGIAKYNFWAIPAGLFLASLTLPQSRRRVLTPQALIAPLITVLIVAGPYLWMMNNPDLSLSSVGKIAIDQEADHLIPKGVSLYLEGLAILSILPALVAVALRLASRTSSTRVETNWVVSLFLRSFLFLAVTGGIVVWLADVGHITPRWLLPVVLPLVIGAFLWLTPRLSHGATIGYLVTLGLFAALVFTGLSMDRYKAGARRDLDFMPLVTQIEGMDLPQGTLIVADFYIGGNLARIRPDWTIHPDLPASAREEAATDILLLGRLVTSDPELKQLAATVGWPLAQQAEYDKGEKIELPFHHSDRMLLLHMLRGTAN
- a CDS encoding GAF domain-containing protein yields the protein MRTSHADHIISAVESDTVGTRLTASWRRSMKKHGLDPTRTPQPKRFSDLEIQERRARLEGFMDLATPKLDHLFQMVGNTGCSVLMTDRDGVILDQRSKDADSDTFQAWGLWAGFDWSEQSEGTNGIGTCIAEGRNLIIHRDEHFMSRNTAMSCMDSPIFGPDGELIAALDVSSCRADQTEAYARLISGVVAQTAKQIESEAFRAAFPKARIIAGPEDRPEGAVLLAVDQDDLVIGATRAARRAYGLGLGTVIDPRPASDILGRDSSVSALERAERAALKRAIARAGGNMSAAARELGIGRATLYRRMKRLGIGENGEN